ATACGATGAGTTGAgagtatttatttcaaaatcaaaatgccCAACTTTTTTGTTTCTCAAGAATGATACTTTTAAAGGCAAAGTTACATggtaatttataaattaaatattaaactatatttggTAAGTACGTAATATTTAACTGAGAAAATTCTACATTTGTTGCAAGTCTGATCAATTTATCCATTTTCAAACCATAAGTTTTAAAGATTCTCTGGCCTGGATCCATCCCTGCTGCTGTACTAAATAATGAtatagaaatatgtctgttagacattaagtgctcgctatTAAACTATCGGTACTTCCTAACCTTAAATTCCGAAGTTGATCAGATGCTTAGTATATCGTGACCAgtgcaagagtttgtatgatatgccacttgaagtttacacaaaacaaatgcgttTAGCACTGTTCAATGTCACTGTACTTAATTTATAGAAGAATATCGCTGACCTGTATCACATGCGCAGTTGGAAtcatagcggatgtacacagactctacacccaacaaggaaaataatagtacGAGTATGCTCGCACTAAAaatgttatgatgatgatatttcaTTGCTTTTACTGGACAACTTTAGTTTGCTTTAAATTGTAGgcaattttttgtaaaatataggCAGATATCTTAACAGTAAATATGAACTCTATCCAAATGATACATCTAGTGAGATGTCTGTAATATTTAAGCTTTACTGGCCATACCTGTTGTGATCAGGTCCGACCATGTTGTATTTGTAGTCTGTCTGTATCTTATTGACCTGTAGAAACTGATGTAGACGACTTTTGGCGTTCTCTAACGTCCAGTTTCCATGGATGTCAGCATTAAAGTCAACATCTTCAGACTAAAATAGACAATTAAATTAACTGATACTTAATCTTCATCATGTTACAGACTCTGCCGTCTTAATGTAGCCGACCATTGTGATACAAACAATTACTACATTTATAAGTTAATGACAATTATAATTTTCAGAAGTTTTTCAGTAAACACATGTACAATTAGCAATTATATACTTAGTGATCGTGAAGCATAGATGGAAAACATTTTCTAAAGTAAGCTTATTTAAAgttgttttatcaattttaagcTTACCTCCTCTAACTTTCTCTTCTCAGCTATTCTTTCCATGTAACTAAGCGGCGGTCCTCTCTCATAAGCTGGAAAATCTCGTTCAGGACCATCAAATTTCTGTGGAGGCAAATTTGGTCCACCTGGTATGGTATATAAATAAAGAATTGTGAACATTCTTTCATATAGTAATGTATTTTACATCTTTACTGTGCTCTTCCCAAACTTTGCAGACCCTAGGCCTTGCACTACTAGGGCCCCAACATTACCTCTATAAATTACCAAGTCTTGGAGAACGGTGTGGTGTGTTTCCAAAGTCTACTTAATTACTATATTCTGCATCATCCTAGAACACCCCCACCACCTCAAATCACATAATGCAAATTTTCTACAATTTTTCTAATTAAGGCTGGTGCCAAGGGTGTTGTCTTCTAAATCTTGCATACACAGAAACAGTCCCAGGATCACAGCTATAAATTACCTAGACCTAGAGACTGATGCTGTGCATTCACTCCCGTAGGAAGCCCCCTAAATCCTAAATCCCAGTTTCCTACACTGCCATATCCCCACATATCGctataatttataaattacCTAGGCCTAGAGACTGGTGTGGTGCGTTCACTCCCCCAGGAAGTCCACTAAATCCTGAACCACCAGGCATGGTGTCTCCACCGTCCTGGCCTCCCCCAGAGGCTACTGAAGGCTGCAAACAACACAATAAATTACCTACATTGTATTTAggcattatatttataatataatttctcatgttcaatatatttttaacaaatgagaAAGAAAACAAGTTCTGAAATATCCTTCAATGATAGGTTACTAAACTTAACTTCATATTTACTTAAGTTCTTAAGAATAATATATTCAATACCAGGGTTCTCTTTAAAAGCCAGTTGCCTGCAAAAACAGCCGTGtatttccttgtttacaaccggctatttttgtcagaaataaataCTGGCCacctattattaattttcaaccatCTATTAAAAAAATTAGTGAGAACGCTGAATACTGAAAGGCAAGTAGAGACTTCCTAAAACACGTTATGCTAGAGATAGATGACGGTACTCTGTAGCTTCACTTACCGCCATCTCTGGAACCTCTGACTGCTGGATAAGGCCTTGTCTGACCAGGTGCTGAGTGAGATCTTTAGCAGAGTTGGCCTGAGCATCCTTCTTGTTGGTAGAGTTACCCACTCCTATATAATCAAACCCCTCCACTCTTACCTAAAGCATAAGACACAATTACTATATACAGAATTAAATGTCATAGGTTGAaaaatataactacacaaagTATAGAACATGTCTTAAAATTAGGGCTGCAACGATACACCAGTACTCCGATACGATACGTATCACGATACATGCCTCTCGATACGATTATTTTCGATacgatacgtttgttttctgtcATCTTGCATTTCCAACagttcttttttatatatctgGATTTTAAAATATACAGCTAATGCATAATAAGCCATATGTAAAAGAGACtaattaaaaacgtgagtattttttatgtttgatgacaacaaaaacatcaataactcaaattacaaaaaaaaagttaagaaaaaaaaagaaaaaaaaggtaaagttaagaaaaaaaaaagaaaaaaaaaggtaaGTACCTGTAGccaattaaacaaacaaacaaaaacaaaactatagttcatacatttgtatagcttgacatatttttaaaacaataatgaagttatttaaATTGATTGAACATGGTTcaaattgtatataattatcattatattatggACTTATTCTCATGAAAACTAGGCCAAAagtattaataaaattaagtttaagaacaataatattatatatttgtttatacttgTACAATTTATTGTGATTACTATCATTTATAGtatatgattaataaaaattaatgtaaatccGGATTTGTAATACCTATCTGCTTCCTTTATTACAATTACCAAATGCCAatatggcggccattacgattgcaaactTTATGACTATCTTCAGACAGTATAGTCCAATTAAGGTGGTAGTCTCACATCCCCCAAAATTTTCCTgtagttcaatatttttcatatttgatttatgaagtaaatatgttgttatgcatcttctgtcaaagtttcTGTAACGTGATCGGGGTCTATCTTTCGATAGACTTCACCAAGTGAGATATCTGGTCTTGGTAACAGACCACTGGTCAGTATTACTGGTCTACTCCTGGTACACGGAGTATAGATTTCTTCAGCCTTTGGTCACAAGGCCCTCAaggtttttgtaattatttttgtacCACTCAGTAATATAACAAAAGCCAGATAAAcagttaattaataatttattaacgatatatgaaataaatgatgTCAGACCAACGATGAGTTCATAAACACCCTCTCTCAATCCAAGATTATTAACACTGAATGAGTAACAATATACTCTCTATAACATCTAATATCCACTATTCTTTGGGTATTTAGTCTAACAAAGGTAttaacaaattatataatttacatcTGTAATATTGCGTATGACGCTTAACGTATTCACACTACTAAAATTTCCTCGTAACGAATGTCAACAAAGATGTGTAAAAGTGACCTACATTCGTAGTGACGTAGTAAAACGGGAAAATCCCTATTATTATAATCAGAATAAATCTCTATAAATATATGGCCTTATGGATGATGTTCCCTAGAAGAAATAGAGAATGAGTCACGCCCGAACCTGGTCAACGGTTCTTAATAATAGAAAATACCTACTGCTCACTTCAGCTGCTGGGTCGTGACTGGCGTTATCCTAACTATGTCCCGAAATTCGCGGGACATGTCCCGAAAGATTCACGTGCCGGGACTGTAATCTGATTGGCTACTAAAGATGTAATGACGACATCCGGTAGTGACATGCACAGAAGTCACTACCGGCAAAAAGCATGTTGTCAACAATAAGTACTGATTCTGGTTGATGAAAACGACTAACAacagcaatatatatatgacgaCTCACAAAGGTTACATATGCAACGATGGTTCACAAACGATGTACTGGACTGAGGTATAACACAATTTCTTATTgacaacaaatatatacaatgtgtcGACTCATAATTCGCACTCGTACCACTCGTCTGTCACACTCCAAGCTTACTGAAACACCGTAACTCATTCTCGATTCTCgcacagtattacatacagaAAACATCGTGTAATGTGAATAACACATGTGTGGTATATCGTGAACCACCTAACGTTACAATACCCCCAACGCTCTAAAATGTCCGCCCCGGACATCGCATAAACAgttaaatatgaatataattaaGTAATATGTACAAACTTGAGTGCTTTTGGCAAAAGTTTTGCATGCCTATAGATATTAGGAATACACTataataaactttataatcGACCGATGTATAGATTGCATACAACCAAAgtgttataatatacatgtacaattcatTCTTTTGATTATCCTTAAAGCACCTGTACTAAATCTATTTACATTATAACGCCAGGATTAGTATTGAAGGTAAATAATTACTACCATATATTCACTCACTCACTTCCAATTCTCCTCTCATTCTCTACATCTGTTCTCTAAGCCTATATTCGCACTACCTGCTCACTCTGAACTCTCCGTCTGTGTCATGCACTCCCTTGTCCTCTTGCACTCTGGATCTCTGGTCCAAAAATCTGTCAGCTTATACACAGTTCCATCTGGCAATATGGCTTCCTCGATCCTCTTCACGCCAAGATATCCCACAGGTATGAAATATCTCTTGAGAGCACCTCTGCGACGAGCGGTCACCCGGGTAGATCTCAATAGCTGCGCGGTCTGGCCTTGTAGGATGGAGCTTGGCGCCCccataaaaaaaaaacgcgGATCCTCCGCTAAAATATCCATCCCGTCTGTCCTTGGCCCATCCGTCTGACTCTCTGACATCGTTGACACGCTAGTCTGCTCCTTCTGATGTGATTCCTCGGAACGCCTCGCCGCCGCTTGGTTCCCAACTTTATTCTTCTCCGGGGAAGTAATGGTTGACGATTTGAGTTCTATACAACTTGAAGATAAAGAGTTTGTTTTGGTTTCAGTTGACACCGGAAGATCAGGGGTAAAATTTCCTTCTCCCTTTGCTGCCTCTACTGTCTGAATGTTGAAGGGAATGGCCTTGTCCGTAGAAATGTTCTCCATATCGGCCTCACCGGCTGCTTTCCATCCCATGGCCTCTGCCACGACCTGGTGCAGTTCACCTTCCTCATCCAGGCTGATACGGGGAGATCCATCCCACTCTGATAGGCAATCAAGCGGGGAAACCGATGACTCTCTCAGTAATCTTTCTTGTGGTGGAGTTCCCTGAGTCTG
This genomic window from Argopecten irradians isolate NY chromosome 4, Ai_NY, whole genome shotgun sequence contains:
- the LOC138320541 gene encoding uncharacterized protein, whose translation is MSSKVVFPPLVQTQGTPPQERLLRESSVSPLDCLSEWDGSPRISLDEEGELHQVVAEAMGWKAAGEADMENISTDKAIPFNIQTVEAAKGEGNFTPDLPVSTETKTNSLSSSCIELKSSTITSPEKNKVGNQAAARRSEESHQKEQTSVSTMSESQTDGPRTDGMDILAEDPRFFFMGAPSSILQGQTAQLLRSTRVTARRRGALKRYFIPVGYLGVKRIEEAILPDGTVYKLTDFWTRDPECKRTRECMTQTESSE